A stretch of DNA from Acipenser ruthenus chromosome 21, fAciRut3.2 maternal haplotype, whole genome shotgun sequence:
GCAAGGTGTGAAAACATTGTTGatacttattttaattttagCATGTGCTTGAGTTACCTaaataacactcccattgcatatcagtttgaaCCATTCCCTGTTATACTATGATTTTAATAAGACACTAATACactctggctaatcaagctctctgtaaaacctggaatgggtgaaactgctatgcagtaagtTTTTTTCCCATCCCTATTTTATATTCAATTTTGTTATAACAAAAGTTATATTTAATAACTTGGCTGTAAGAATATGGTATATCCTCTATCAAATGTTTCTTGACTTGTCTTTAGCTTGGAAAACTGTATTTAGAACGGGAGGAATACGGAAAGCTTCAGAAGATACTGCGACAGCTGCACCAGTCCTGTCAGGTACAATGTTTTTTCTCTACCAATGTATGATAACAAATTGTTACCGATacaacatatataaataaatacatataaatacaaatacaggtgTCTAGTCAGATAGTTAAGTATAGCAAAACAGATAGGTCTACTTTTAATTAAGCCTGCTAGTATCTAAGTACGACCAAGTCAAAGCCTAGAGTTCCTATTGTGAGGCCTGGGTTTGAGATGTTGAACCCAGTTTCTAATTCTTTGTCACTGCATTACAGACCGACGATGGGGAAGATGACTTGAAGAAAGGCACACAGTTGTTGGAAATCTATGCTCTAGAAATTCAAATGTATACCGCACAGAAGAACAACAAGAAACTAAAAGCACTATATGAGCAGTCTTTGCACATCAAGTCTGCCATCCCACATCCGCTAATCATGGGTGTCATCAGAGGTAACTGTTCTATTTAGTACTATTTGTTTTCATGTGGTTTTTAATGCAGCCCAATTGTATAATCTTGGTAAATTCTGCAATTGATAAAATGCTACCTGACCACACCAGTATGAAGTATTTGTTTCTACTTGATGAGAATTACCTGGACGAAGTACTGACATGCTTTTTCACACCAGTTGGTGGCAATGCAAGTCTGCATTGTGCACTTAAAGGGGTATGATGAAATAATAGATCTATATCACAGTGGTGGTAATCTGTGTGCTACCTGAGCTGATAAACAGTGCCATGActtttaattatctgtttttacatttttttatagaaTGTGGAGGAAAAATGCACTTAAGAGAAGGTGAATTTGAAAAGGCGCACACAGATTTCTTTGAAGCTTTCAAAAATTATGATGAATCAGGGAGCCCCAGACGAACCACTTGTTTGAAATATCTGGTCCTAGCGAATATGCTGATGAAGTCTGGAATAAACCCGTTCGACTCTCAGGAGGTATGGTGGATCTTGTAGAACTGTACAGTCCTTAGTGGCATTTTTGAGTTTGTTAAAATATTACAGGAGATTCAATTTAAAGTCTCAAAGATTAAATGGCAGATTACAGTTCTTGTGTGGAGTTTAATTTCTGTTTACTTGGTGAATACAGCTGACCAGAtactgttttctttgtatatacattttaacatgtttattaattatctttttttttttttttaggctaaaCCATACAAAAATGATCCAGAGATTCTTGCAATGACGAATTTAGTAAGGTAGGAGAGGGCTTCGATTAAACAATGTTTGCTTTGTCTAAAGACTGGGCTGAAAATAAGAGTGGAGGAACTTGGTTTTAGATGTCTTCTAAGAAATGTTCATTATAGAAACATGGTGATTTTATTTAACTTGTAtgtcctgtttttttaaatattaacttTTTTATCCTGTTTTATAcataagtaaagaaaatgtagtcaatttattttcctttttttttttttttttttttttagtgcctaCCAGAATAACGACATCACAGAATTTGAGAAAATTCTGAAAACAAATCACAGTAACATCATGGATGATCCCTTCATAAGGGAGCACATTGAAGGTAAGTTGTAATGTAAATTACATCTACATGCATTTATTATCTCCCATGTGGAAACAGAGGGGTATGTATGTGACACACTATGTTTTTTACTTGTatctaattgtgatgaaacctgtTCGGGACTTTCTTCATATATAGAGGCATTTGTTTGTCCGTATGTATGCCTTAATTTTACATGAACCTTGATTAATCTAAGTTTGTATTTACAAAGAGTTTATTGCTTGTAAAATGGACACATCTGAACAGACTCTGGAGGAACTGATCACATCTAGATGGCTTTTAGTCTTAATTTTAGAACATAGATAATGGATAAGGCACCCTTTGTATTTTGTATGATTTCATTGGAAATGTTTTCTCTTACAGAGTTATTGCGGAACATCAGAACACAAGTGCTTATTAAATTAATTAAGCCTTACACTAGAATACACATACCTTTTATTTCTAAGGTAagactttgttcttttttttgcctaactcaaaattgtaaaaaaaaaaaaaaatgcaacacacacTTGGATTTGAGATATATGAACTGGAAACTTTCTTTTTCAGGAGCTGAACATAGATGTAGCAGATGTAGAGAGCTTGCTAGTGCAGTGCATATTGGACAAGTAAgtctgtttgctttgttttgggaGTTGTTACTGTGTGCTTGCTAGACCTATGGACTACTTTTATGGGGATCCGGTAGTGAAAATGGGATCTGTGGCTGTACATCATTTCTGTCTAGATCAGCTGCTCTGTTAACAGAGCATTGTATTTTAAGCTATCTTCAAAGCACTTTACACTGCTCGGCAACAAACCTATCATGGGTGTTTTGTTTGGAAGAATTCCATTTAATGCACTAGTTTAAGGTATAATAAGCAAAGGGGTTTTCAAAAAACATTCTTACAGTTCCTCTGAAACAGCATATTTTCAAGTCTTGTTAAAGATGTTGTATTTTTCCTTGGATCTTTTCAACATGTTATTTCCATAAACTAAATATCAATTATAAATATTACACCACTGAGTTGCCTACCTGTGTGGATTTTCCAGTTACAGTTTTCTTATGGTATGCATGATTTCTTGAGTTGTGTTACGATTGAGTTCTGGGGATCCGAAGAGATAAAAATAACCAGACATACTGGTTTTCATTTGCTGCTGAGGAAAAGAAAGTGCTTGAGGCCTTTTCTTGGAAGTGCTTCTTTGAAAAAGTAAAACTGTTAACCCAGTAttgtgaccatatggtaacagctcaTTTTAAAGAGAGTTCAATGTGCTTATTGTGTTCATTGAGTATTGAGTCAGGGAACCAATGCATTTTCCAAACCGCCATGCCACAGatcatatatttttgtttaagatAAATAATTCCCCCTCTTGCTACTGATTAAAAAGCATGCTAATAtgtttctttttccttttctctAAGCACTATTCATGGCCGAATAGATCAAGTAAACCAACTGCTTGAGCTGGACCATCAGAAGAGGGGCGGGGCACGATATAATGCTTTAGATAAATGGACAAATCAGCTTAATTCTCTCAACCAAGCCATTGTTAGTAAACTGGCTTGATTTGAGACATATTACATCAAATAGTACTTAAAGCAACAAGACACTGATGTTAACCTTCAAAGAACTGGGAATGGCAAAACTACTGTTGGTTGATGTGGCCTGAAAATCAGAGCTTGACAGAAGTGCTTTCTTTGATCGGCTGGCTTGTGTTTTGCTGCTGAAGTTTCCCAAGACAAACAGCTTTAATGCCCAGAAGAAAACCAAAACGCCACAGGATTTATGCTGTATTGACATCTAGCCCGATACgatataatattattttataaaggGCAACAAATGACCAGAAGGAAGACTTTGTCATGATTTTAAACACACATCGACACATTattgtattgttaaaaaaaaaaaaaaaaaaaaaaagaaacaaaattaaatgtCAAACAAAAAAATTTTACCTGTAAAAATCCTCTAACAAATAAGCATAACCTGCAATAACTTGAAATGTATACCTAGTTTTGAACACTTTTTCCATGTATAAATGGGCATGTTTGCTGTATTCTGCAAAATGTCAGGTCTCAAGCCGTGGTTTTCTGTACCTGCAATTGTAGTAAAGGTTTAGAAGAAAACTCCCTCATTTGTGGCACACCGACACACGTTCGTTTTCaagcagcaaaataaaacagtgtgGCTCAGACATTGTGCCACTCGGAATAAGTGCTTTTGAAACCTgtagaattattttatttcattgacgtgttttttttcttcttcaacaagTGATgcatttcatgtttgtttttttgttttatactcATCAAGTATGATAGTCATTATATTCCTGGAATTCATAGCTACAGTGAATGCTATATACAATGCAGTTTAGCTCCTCATTTACCCAACACTTTGATGGTAATACCACGTTAATTTTTCCATTTAACTATATAAGCCTTCCttcttattttaaagtgtgacaATAATACCCACAGTTCCTGAAAAGTTTCAGTTGACTGCTTAAGTCAGCTATATTTGATTCTACATGTTACTTCTTTTTGTTGGGGGAGAGGTCTTACTCTCCTTGCATTTCATTAGTTGCTGCTGTTACAGGCACTGTAGCTGTAGTAATGCTCTTGCCTTGAGTGTGGTAAAAATTGTTATGTAGAGCATGCTAAACTCTTATAATATATAAGAATTACAAAACAGTATCGCTAATTTAATGTAATTAGGGtcgattatatattatatacttacaaaaaactataaaattgaTGTTATCATCATTATAAACTAAACAGCATATAATTAAAGGAATTAAGAAAATGTTATTTGGACGGATAATTTgtttattaaagagtaagtagcggggttctgaaaaatataactgCACGTCCTCAcatattgctacaactgtttaatcaggatgttaataatgaaaagagaaattacaagtacattatttaaacagttgtatcagcACGTGggtttttcagaaccccactacttactcttgcTATTCTGTTGCTATTCTGCTGCTCTGTAGGAAGTAGAGCTGTATCAGCCTTTTGAACAGTAAGAATGTGCATCTCTTCCAGTCAGGGCTGCGGACAGGTTGTCAAGGTAGCTAATTTGAAGATTAGATCATGTAATGATAATTAACTATTGGGTTCTTTTAGGTGCAGTTGACAAACTTGATTGGCTCTGGAcagcagggaaaaaaaacatgcacccAATGGATGTGCcaagcattaaaaacaaaaaaactgactaCTGCATATGACGAAcaaggatatagtggaggtgccCTTCTGCATAATATGTCACACTTATGTTATTCAAATGTGATCAAATGCCAAGGACGTTGTTTAGCACAAGCTATCGCGAGTAGTATATGGAGGCCACCTGTCTCAGTCTTTGTGTTAAAcgtacatttttacatatttctagttttgtatgTACAGCGATGGTCGGTGAAGAATGTAACTGACTTAGTTGTTGCTCAGTGGTTAAGAGGAAAAGGAATGCATGACTGCAAAACCTCTGACGCAACATGACTTTTCAGAGCTAGCTGACGTGTGTTGGCTTTGTTACACATGACTTGTGCTATCAGAAACAGGTGATAAAATGACTGCGAAAGGTTGTTTAGGGGTTAtaaaaaacttgtttttactcGATGTAATAAAACCTCATTTGGAAGGGACTGCCTTGGGATTTTAATTAAATCAGTTTCACCAAAAGCATTCTTAGATTAACCATAGTTTTAAAGATCCATGACCCAAAGTAATAGTTTTATTGAATTTCATAGTTACTAGAACAGTAttttgtgcccaattattttattgaaaagcAGGAGTTTGCATAATACAATTACCCAATTTCCTTTGTTCATGAATCTCCATGTGGTATAAACCTACAGTTTATTTCTCAATGCATACATTTGCTTCTTTTATGTCTGTGCTTTTTCACAGGTTGCAGAAAGCAGCCATGTCAAGTCACTGGTAATATTATTGGCCTGCAGGAAGCAAGCCAAGTGCATGCCAGCATCCATACCCTGTAGCATCACAGAAATGTACAGTGAACTTTTACAAGTTAATGTATAGCCACACAACAATAAAGTTACAGTAGCTTGGTGTTTGTGTTGTGTCATGATCCTGTGGATCCTGTTTTCTAAATGGCAACATCCTCTCTGTATGCAGCACAGCTTAGGTTGTATCCAGTTACTGCTGTTTTGGACACAACAATAAAGTCAAGCTGTACCATATATCCATCAAATTGCCTGAGAAAACTACATTCTGTAAGTATGAATGTCCAATACATACTGAAATACCTAGCTTTCCTCTTTTTCCTCTGGTcttgaatgtttatttttatgcCTCGGCATTTTCTACAAATCTGTTTCCGTCGCCTTGTATGTTTTACAAACCCCTGCATTTCTTTACAGCCCTGCATTCATGGGACCGGCATTCTAGAAAGGCTGCATTCTGTTGCACAGGTTTGCAAACCAGCACAATACATCTTTATCGGGGCAATTCCTTGCCCAAACTGTTCTACCAcataacgtttaaaacaatctgaaGATttaacagccaaaaaaaaaaagttacctcgTAAACGCATTATACAAAGATAAACCTTTTGCTTCTGTTCAAAACATGAATAGGTTTGTATTCCTTGAAGAAAAGCTGAGCAAGCTTTGCACTGGAGAAGACCTCAGTAAGAATACTGGACCTCCCTTTGGTTTCCAGGTTTTGATGGTTAAGATCTCTTTATTAAAGCTTGTGCAATATAGAGATGacctttttttgtattattatggcaTCGGCTCACTATTGCACTTGCAGTATGTATGTTTAAAGCAAATGGTATGGTTCCAATGTAGTCTCGTTTTGTAGCTTtagcactttgttttttttcatgaataaaATATAGTTTGATATACTGTGCTATACTGTTAACTGCTTTAGTGTGAGCCATTTCGTGTATACCAAATGTTATTTATCcatcaaaacagatttaaaaaacagtaattaaagcCATAGTATGTGAATATGGCTGAATATTGATATTGAAAAACAATGGCCTTGTCACTTCAATGTTGTATTTCAATTCTTATCTTATGTAATATCATGCATGGCCAAGTTAGTGCAAAATGCGGCAATGCCTTTTACCAAATAAGGTATTACGAAATGCATCTTTTAAAATGATACTACAATGTAAGTTTTCTTATTAGTGTTTCTTTAAAGATGTTTATACCTCTGTGTGCTATTTTAATATCAAGTGACTGatgttgttttctatttaaagtcAACTTCACAGCCCTGGAGCAAGAAGGTTGGGCTCTGCTTGTTTTCTGTAAATCAGTTATGATAATGATCAATGATGAAACTGggctgtttctgtttttgtgttattgtattagttagttatgtattttaaatgtttataattcttcatttgcttttatatgtctaCTGTGTCTTTTCATCTGCCGTTTCTCTCCCTATCCTTATTtgtctttctattttatttttccttataagaaacattttaacgttaagcatctgctaaataaacaatacaattaaaaataatgaaactaTGCATGTTTTACCCGGCTATATCATAGTTTCAAGCAAGTTTGACACCACACAAACATGTTATGTATCTCATTAATAGTATCGCTTGTGACCAGATTAGTGTTGCAGGAGCAAGCTAGTTGTGGATGGTTAAAGCTGTGATAAAGTTCAGCACAAATCCAGATTTCGTTGGGGAAATCATGGGTGGTCATTCTTACTGCCTTTTGTATAATTTGGGACTGTGTTGACCTTTACGGTATTAAGTTATATAACTTGAACATAATGTAACATTGCAATTATAgctta
This window harbors:
- the LOC117428099 gene encoding COP9 signalosome complex subunit 2; protein product: MSDMEDDFMCDDEEDYDLEYSEDSNSEPNVDLENQYYNSKALKEDDPKAALSSFQKVLELEGEKGEWGFKALKQMIKINFKLTNFPEMMNRYKQLLTYIRSAVTRNYSEKSINSILDYISTSKQMDLLQEFYETTLEALKDAKNDRLWFKTNTKLGKLYLEREEYGKLQKILRQLHQSCQTDDGEDDLKKGTQLLEIYALEIQMYTAQKNNKKLKALYEQSLHIKSAIPHPLIMGVIRECGGKMHLREGEFEKAHTDFFEAFKNYDESGSPRRTTCLKYLVLANMLMKSGINPFDSQEAKPYKNDPEILAMTNLVSAYQNNDITEFEKILKTNHSNIMDDPFIREHIEELLRNIRTQVLIKLIKPYTRIHIPFISKELNIDVADVESLLVQCILDNTIHGRIDQVNQLLELDHQKRGGARYNALDKWTNQLNSLNQAIVSKLA